A region of uncultured Desulfobacter sp. DNA encodes the following proteins:
- a CDS encoding NAD-dependent epimerase/dehydratase family protein, with protein sequence MQTILITGGAGFVGASLALEFKARYPQNKVLCLDNLKRRGSELNLPRLKAAGIEFIHGDIRIQTDIEAAGPFDLMVECSAEPSALAGYGGSPDYLLATNVTGTMHCLEACRRHRAALIFLSTSRVYPWNPIRNLPYKETKTRFEPNDFQNIPGISSTGISETFPLNGPRTLYGATKLASELLITEYADMYGIKAIVNRCGVLTGPWQMGKVDQGFMALWVASHFFGRTLSYIGFGGNGRQVRDVLHVKDLFELLDRQISDLSTHSGAVYNVGGGEVLSLSLMELTALVQEATGRKILFKSDPETRPGDIPWYITDIRAVTSATGWQPRMTPDEIVGEITSWIDQNQESLKHIL encoded by the coding sequence ATGCAAACCATTTTGATTACAGGCGGTGCTGGCTTCGTGGGGGCGTCACTGGCGCTTGAGTTCAAAGCCCGGTATCCTCAAAACAAAGTCCTTTGTCTGGACAATCTTAAACGCAGGGGTTCAGAACTCAATCTTCCCAGGCTCAAGGCTGCCGGAATTGAATTTATCCACGGAGACATCCGTATACAGACAGACATTGAAGCTGCCGGTCCTTTCGATCTTATGGTGGAGTGCAGTGCCGAACCATCCGCCCTTGCCGGTTACGGCGGATCGCCGGATTACCTGCTCGCAACCAATGTAACGGGCACCATGCATTGCCTTGAAGCCTGTCGCCGACACAGAGCTGCGCTCATATTTTTATCCACCAGTCGGGTCTATCCCTGGAATCCCATTCGAAATCTGCCCTACAAGGAGACCAAGACCCGGTTTGAACCAAATGATTTCCAGAATATTCCAGGAATCTCTTCCACAGGAATCAGCGAAACCTTTCCCCTGAACGGACCGCGAACCCTTTATGGTGCCACCAAGCTGGCTTCGGAGTTACTGATAACAGAATATGCGGATATGTATGGAATTAAGGCAATAGTAAATCGCTGCGGAGTGTTGACAGGTCCATGGCAGATGGGCAAGGTGGATCAGGGATTCATGGCATTATGGGTGGCCAGCCATTTCTTTGGCAGAACGCTTTCATACATTGGTTTTGGCGGAAATGGCAGGCAGGTGAGGGATGTACTTCATGTCAAGGATCTGTTCGAACTGCTTGACAGGCAAATTTCAGATCTCTCAACTCATTCCGGAGCCGTTTACAATGTGGGCGGCGGCGAAGTCTTAAGCCTTTCTCTGATGGAATTGACGGCTTTGGTTCAAGAAGCCACCGGCCGCAAGATTCTGTTCAAAAGTGATCCTGAAACCCGTCCCGGAGATATTCCATGGTATATCACGGATATCCGGGCGGTGACATCTGCAACCGGGTGGCAACCCCGCATGACCCCCGACGAAATCGTCGGTGAGATCACTTCCTGGATTGATCAGAACCAGGAAAGTTTAAAACACATTTTATAG
- a CDS encoding glycosyltransferase family 2 protein, which translates to MLQITLYIPCYNAEAFLDRVIPAVMAQTYEIAEVLIIDDGSTDQTAAKAESYVSDARYPMRVIRQPENLGLAIARNTAVKETSTEFIAALDSDVLPDKNWLEMLVAEMKDDVSGVGGELLEMYQSTLPDQWRAIHMVQHRGPRVIRRPPFIWGCNTLFRKRVIEEAGLYKEYCKTNAEDVKLCEAIRDKHILIYTPHAKCKHLRRDTMTSLRKNFWKWYYYGCYEPPKFRKTLTSNIRHIKRIIELSKQDISDRNIKNTLVTLSMMPYTITMDWIDWSQNQKCCKKWEEDITI; encoded by the coding sequence TTGCTTCAAATAACATTATACATACCGTGCTACAACGCTGAGGCGTTTTTAGACAGAGTAATCCCGGCCGTTATGGCCCAGACTTATGAAATCGCTGAAGTTTTAATTATTGATGACGGATCAACGGATCAAACGGCAGCAAAGGCTGAATCATATGTTTCAGATGCCCGGTATCCCATGCGGGTAATCCGGCAGCCAGAAAATCTGGGACTTGCAATTGCCAGGAATACGGCCGTAAAGGAGACATCTACCGAATTCATTGCCGCACTGGACTCCGACGTTCTACCGGACAAAAATTGGCTTGAGATGCTGGTTGCGGAAATGAAGGATGATGTTTCCGGTGTTGGGGGTGAGTTGCTTGAAATGTATCAGTCTACATTGCCGGATCAATGGCGGGCTATTCATATGGTGCAGCACCGAGGGCCACGGGTTATTCGGCGACCGCCTTTTATATGGGGATGTAACACACTGTTTCGTAAACGGGTGATAGAAGAAGCAGGACTATACAAAGAATATTGTAAAACGAATGCTGAAGACGTAAAGCTATGTGAAGCAATACGGGATAAGCACATCCTGATTTATACGCCTCATGCCAAGTGCAAGCATCTTCGGCGTGATACAATGACCTCCCTGAGAAAGAATTTCTGGAAATGGTATTATTACGGGTGTTATGAGCCCCCCAAGTTCCGAAAAACATTGACCTCCAATATTCGCCACATAAAACGAATTATTGAATTATCCAAACAAGATATTTCAGATCGAAATATAAAAAACACGCTGGTGACGCTTTCAATGATGCCATATACGATAACCATGGATTGGATTGATTGGAGTCAAAATCAGAAATGTTGCAAGAAATGGGAAGAGGACATAACGATATGA
- a CDS encoding glycosyltransferase family 2 protein: MKNQNNAPKISIVTPSLNQSSFLEETIESVVSQNYPNLEYVVIDGGSTDGSLDIIKKYQNHLTYWVSEKDRGHAHALNKGFSKTSGEIMAWINSDDKYTPWAFDTVSKIFTKFPKVMWIVGFNAWWNSDGAMTHAERIKKNIYDFLIGNHLWIQQESVFWRRSLWEKAGGHIEENYQFMIDGELWTRFFLHAELYTVDCILSGYRFHDTNRVKLNYQTCLREMDSAVSDLKKNCAEDVLKMANRLKKVKKIVKNPAAKALSLETLFRKSLYKKEYSAANYKNIFFKDGQWHERILPFLV, encoded by the coding sequence TTGAAAAATCAAAACAATGCTCCTAAAATTTCAATAGTAACGCCATCTTTGAACCAATCGTCTTTTCTTGAAGAGACGATTGAATCCGTTGTTTCCCAAAACTATCCAAACTTGGAATATGTGGTGATTGATGGGGGAAGTACCGATGGCTCACTGGATATTATAAAAAAATATCAAAACCATCTGACGTATTGGGTAAGTGAAAAAGATCGTGGACATGCCCATGCCTTAAATAAAGGATTTTCTAAAACATCGGGGGAAATCATGGCATGGATCAACAGCGATGATAAGTATACACCGTGGGCGTTCGATACTGTTTCCAAAATTTTTACCAAATTTCCAAAGGTTATGTGGATCGTTGGGTTTAATGCATGGTGGAATTCGGACGGAGCAATGACCCATGCAGAAAGAATAAAAAAAAATATCTATGATTTTTTAATCGGAAATCACTTATGGATTCAACAGGAATCGGTTTTTTGGAGACGGTCGCTTTGGGAAAAAGCTGGCGGACACATTGAAGAGAACTATCAATTTATGATTGATGGTGAATTATGGACCCGTTTTTTTCTCCACGCCGAACTATATACCGTGGATTGTATTTTGAGCGGTTATCGTTTTCACGATACGAACAGGGTTAAATTAAATTATCAAACATGTCTTCGGGAAATGGATAGCGCTGTTTCTGATTTGAAAAAAAATTGCGCTGAAGATGTTTTAAAAATGGCAAACAGGCTGAAAAAAGTAAAAAAAATAGTAAAAAATCCTGCAGCAAAAGCCCTGTCACTTGAAACACTATTTAGAAAGTCTCTATACAAAAAGGAGTACAGTGCCGCAAATTATAAAAATATCTTTTTTAAGGATGGCCAGTGGCATGAGCGAATTTTGCCTTTTCTTGTATGA
- a CDS encoding NAD-dependent epimerase/dehydratase family protein produces the protein MSIVIITGSAGLIGSQTATFFHEKGFDVVGVDNNLRKTFFGEEACTLWNRSRLERDLSRYRHITADIRDADAINSVFSDYGKDISCVVHCAAQPSHDWAANDPFTDFSVNANGTIVLLEATRKYCPEAAFIFTSTNKVYGDTPNRLPLVELESRWELDTKHPWHAQGIDETMSIDMTKHSLFGASKVAADVLVQEYGRYFGMNTVCFRGGCLTGPAHSGAQLHGFLNYLMRCCVSGKPYFVFGYKGKQVRDNIHAFDLVNMFWHYVQKPRPGAVYNAGGGRHSNCSMLEAIAMCEKISGKKLQWEYQEDNRIGDHIWWISDVSKFQKDYPEWHYTYSIKDIFQGMYDVLSSDKSALKMV, from the coding sequence ATGTCTATTGTTATTATAACCGGTTCGGCCGGTTTAATCGGATCGCAAACAGCCACTTTTTTCCACGAAAAGGGCTTTGATGTAGTCGGTGTGGATAATAACCTGCGCAAGACCTTTTTCGGAGAGGAGGCTTGCACACTTTGGAACCGTTCTCGTCTGGAACGTGATCTTTCACGGTATCGGCATATCACTGCTGATATCCGGGATGCCGATGCGATCAACTCTGTTTTTTCCGATTACGGGAAAGATATTTCCTGTGTCGTGCATTGTGCAGCCCAACCGTCCCATGACTGGGCTGCCAATGATCCGTTTACTGATTTTTCTGTCAATGCAAACGGAACTATAGTCCTGCTGGAAGCCACCCGGAAATATTGTCCGGAAGCGGCGTTTATCTTCACCTCAACAAACAAGGTTTATGGCGATACGCCCAACCGCCTGCCGCTGGTTGAGTTGGAGTCAAGATGGGAATTGGATACAAAACACCCATGGCATGCCCAAGGTATTGATGAAACCATGAGCATTGATATGACAAAACACAGTCTGTTTGGCGCGTCCAAGGTTGCTGCCGATGTGTTGGTTCAGGAGTATGGGCGCTATTTTGGAATGAATACGGTCTGCTTTAGAGGTGGCTGCCTGACAGGCCCAGCCCATAGTGGCGCCCAGCTTCATGGTTTTTTAAACTACCTGATGCGATGCTGTGTCAGCGGAAAACCCTACTTTGTATTCGGCTACAAGGGCAAACAGGTACGCGATAATATCCATGCCTTTGATCTGGTAAACATGTTCTGGCATTACGTCCAGAAGCCAAGGCCGGGAGCAGTATACAATGCCGGCGGCGGTCGTCATTCCAATTGTTCCATGCTTGAAGCCATTGCAATGTGCGAAAAAATAAGTGGAAAAAAACTTCAATGGGAATATCAGGAAGACAACCGGATTGGGGATCATATCTGGTGGATCAGTGATGTCTCCAAGTTCCAAAAGGATTATCCGGAATGGCATTATACCTATTCCATCAAGGATATCTTCCAAGGAATGTATGACGTTCTTTCCTCTGATAAGTCCGCTCTGAAAATGGTTTGA
- a CDS encoding glycosyltransferase family 9 protein has translation MKRIKIAWIRTDSIGDTVLSMGMVRPVVEDLKKQFDGDIQLTVVCQEHIVPLYQVLPEVDEIIGFNRTELFNSEEYRREIKNVLTQYAFDQLIISLYSPDENTIFFTEHVYAKKKIGLDCDLSNITPEIKLKYLGLLTKVIPTSGHPKCELDRAQDLLDGLNVSEKHPGAFIEIPNEIRSWAKNFIDKKKSQKEKLVILCAGAQYDNRFYYNYGKAIEKLAQNETIILGAIGGAKDYEINQRNLMQVKSAKTVYNWSGDFGLLQSSAIIEQSCLVVCSESAPMHIACALNTPNVVLLGGGHFGRFAPYHSSTIAVSSFRPCYNCNWLCQYNNFPCVQQIPPDALSDAINIIWKQTQSKHPRILSAEQKQSSIKRLKRLVHRKCVFIEKEATDLSRDTFCNGSRFFD, from the coding sequence ATGAAACGTATTAAAATTGCCTGGATAAGGACCGATTCAATCGGCGATACTGTTTTATCAATGGGGATGGTCAGGCCAGTTGTTGAGGACTTAAAAAAGCAGTTTGATGGCGATATCCAGTTGACAGTGGTTTGTCAGGAGCACATTGTACCGTTATACCAAGTGCTGCCAGAGGTAGATGAAATAATCGGATTTAACAGGACAGAACTATTTAATTCCGAAGAATATCGTCGTGAGATAAAAAATGTATTGACTCAATATGCATTTGACCAGTTAATAATCAGCCTTTATTCACCGGATGAGAACACAATATTTTTTACAGAACATGTTTATGCAAAGAAAAAAATTGGTCTTGACTGCGACCTGAGCAATATAACACCAGAAATTAAATTAAAATACTTAGGTCTTTTAACAAAGGTCATTCCAACGTCAGGTCATCCCAAATGTGAACTTGATAGGGCGCAGGATTTGCTTGATGGGTTGAATGTTTCTGAAAAGCACCCAGGCGCATTTATTGAAATTCCGAACGAAATACGAAGTTGGGCCAAAAACTTTATTGATAAAAAAAAAAGTCAAAAAGAAAAATTGGTTATTTTATGTGCTGGAGCTCAATATGATAATCGGTTTTACTATAACTATGGAAAAGCCATTGAAAAACTGGCTCAAAACGAGACAATTATTTTAGGGGCAATTGGTGGGGCGAAAGATTACGAGATCAATCAGCGGAATTTGATGCAAGTGAAATCTGCAAAGACAGTATATAATTGGAGTGGTGATTTTGGGTTGCTGCAATCGTCAGCAATCATTGAGCAATCTTGTCTGGTTGTGTGCTCTGAAAGCGCTCCGATGCATATTGCATGTGCTTTAAATACGCCAAATGTTGTTTTACTTGGCGGCGGGCATTTTGGGCGATTCGCGCCTTATCATTCTTCGACTATTGCCGTGAGTTCCTTTAGGCCTTGTTATAATTGTAATTGGCTGTGTCAATACAACAATTTTCCATGTGTACAACAAATACCGCCGGACGCACTTAGTGATGCGATCAACATAATTTGGAAACAAACGCAATCAAAACACCCTCGAATTTTAAGTGCAGAACAAAAACAAAGTTCAATAAAAAGGCTAAAACGACTGGTTCATCGGAAATGTGTATTTATTGAAAAAGAGGCTACCGATTTAAGCCGGGACACTTTTTGTAACGGGTCACGCTTTTTTGATTAA
- a CDS encoding glycosyltransferase — MEKFFVNLATLIRLLCYGPLIIIEQRPNYGFIVPLYLKLLNGSRVFMDIDDWTLDYLTLKPLIRFEVRHLLSFFGTYCDTCIVSSRRLQKRLSRHFKKTHLLPTYVDHHRFTPAKTKKSDGTVVFSWIGTIFQDFTRDNVLFLIEAFAGACDLLDKFEGIRLDIVGGGDYFTAVEEQVKNRFSDYPIKMTPWLDPEKMPAYLQSIDVGLYCLLEPSLFQESKSPTKIFEYYACARPVISTSLGEAKYFVKTDKTGILADSLDAYTNAIVRLFKDPEMRVSMGREGLSMVERKWNMDTACADLKQIVMAPMKKKGKV; from the coding sequence ATGGAAAAATTTTTTGTTAATCTTGCCACTTTGATACGCCTGTTGTGTTACGGCCCTTTGATTATCATTGAGCAACGTCCCAATTACGGATTTATTGTTCCTTTGTATTTAAAATTGCTCAACGGTTCACGCGTTTTCATGGACATAGATGACTGGACCCTTGATTACCTTACCTTGAAGCCCCTGATTCGATTTGAGGTGAGGCACCTTCTCTCTTTTTTTGGCACCTATTGCGATACATGTATCGTGTCGAGTCGAAGGCTCCAGAAAAGATTAAGTCGGCATTTCAAAAAAACGCACCTGCTTCCCACCTACGTGGATCACCACCGATTTACCCCTGCAAAAACGAAAAAGAGTGATGGAACTGTTGTTTTTTCGTGGATCGGAACCATATTCCAAGATTTCACCAGGGATAATGTACTTTTCTTGATAGAGGCTTTTGCCGGCGCTTGCGACCTTCTGGATAAATTCGAAGGAATTCGCTTGGATATTGTGGGGGGCGGGGACTATTTCACTGCAGTTGAAGAACAGGTGAAGAATAGATTTTCGGACTATCCAATTAAAATGACCCCATGGCTTGATCCTGAAAAAATGCCCGCATACCTGCAGTCCATAGATGTCGGTCTATATTGCCTGCTGGAGCCATCCTTGTTTCAGGAAAGCAAAAGTCCGACAAAAATTTTTGAATACTATGCCTGTGCAAGACCTGTGATTTCAACCTCTCTTGGTGAAGCAAAATATTTTGTAAAAACTGACAAAACAGGAATTCTGGCGGATTCCTTGGATGCGTATACCAACGCTATAGTCCGCTTGTTTAAAGATCCTGAAATGCGTGTCTCCATGGGACGCGAGGGACTTTCAATGGTGGAACGGAAATGGAATATGGATACAGCGTGTGCCGATCTGAAACAAATAGTAATGGCACCGATGAAAAAAAAAGGAAAAGTGTAA
- a CDS encoding putative sugar O-methyltransferase, with protein MKKKICLWGKGYGVERIIELCINAGVAISAILDNDPSKWGHKVLGVIVVPPDQLMELKPNYILVLSQAIDAITKQATGMGFPEESILHFNRNPWEALKRIGAEYAIYHYKYEWDGERLQKFFYEHAVIGKHIKRVSPKISKEQQIEIVSKLIKAFNIVRNDAKTVPEIYRVGENWGNVLKGTWGNFYELSEKNDIVNISEMLSNFCRNPLSHSIMGGEGVFNKFINHPGQESWLQHNLEVWMALVDGKASLDEVGMPPIGNPYGYNVDGQIINWNSFVNHGRAFRTLRLLSEEDHPVVAEIGGGFGGYAYNLLRNKRKLTYIDFDLPENLLIASYYLSMAYPEKNILIYDSESMIMDIAHLKKYDAVMMPNFMLPKLQDASVDLFINTISFSEMEYKTICEYFNQIDRIGSKYFYHENLACHPEYKGYPSAIFPQLNNFTQIFSSISPWQGFDAYALGHTYIERLFLHSR; from the coding sequence ATGAAAAAAAAAATATGTTTATGGGGTAAGGGATACGGGGTCGAACGTATCATTGAGTTGTGCATAAATGCGGGTGTCGCGATCTCAGCCATTTTAGATAATGATCCTTCAAAATGGGGGCACAAGGTATTAGGTGTAATAGTAGTTCCGCCAGACCAACTGATGGAACTAAAACCCAATTATATATTAGTTCTCAGCCAAGCCATTGACGCCATAACTAAGCAGGCGACAGGAATGGGATTTCCCGAAGAGTCAATACTTCATTTTAATAGGAACCCATGGGAGGCTTTGAAACGAATCGGGGCCGAATACGCAATTTATCATTACAAATATGAATGGGATGGAGAACGACTCCAGAAATTTTTTTATGAGCATGCAGTGATTGGAAAACATATAAAAAGGGTATCTCCCAAGATATCAAAAGAACAGCAAATAGAAATTGTAAGTAAGCTTATAAAGGCTTTTAACATTGTTCGTAATGATGCCAAAACAGTGCCTGAAATCTATAGGGTTGGAGAAAATTGGGGTAACGTTTTGAAAGGAACTTGGGGCAATTTCTATGAACTATCTGAAAAGAATGATATCGTTAACATATCTGAAATGTTGTCAAATTTCTGCAGAAACCCTTTAAGTCATTCTATAATGGGCGGCGAAGGTGTTTTTAATAAATTTATTAATCACCCTGGCCAGGAATCTTGGCTGCAACACAATTTAGAGGTCTGGATGGCTCTTGTAGATGGGAAAGCCTCTTTAGATGAGGTTGGTATGCCTCCCATTGGAAATCCCTACGGCTACAATGTGGATGGACAAATTATTAATTGGAATTCATTTGTGAACCATGGGCGTGCATTTCGGACCCTTAGACTCCTGTCTGAAGAGGATCATCCGGTAGTGGCGGAAATCGGCGGGGGATTCGGGGGGTATGCTTATAATTTACTTCGGAATAAAAGAAAACTAACCTATATCGATTTTGATTTGCCTGAAAATTTGCTGATCGCCTCATATTATCTTTCTATGGCTTATCCTGAAAAAAATATCCTTATTTATGACTCTGAATCGATGATCATGGATATTGCCCATCTAAAAAAATATGATGCGGTAATGATGCCTAATTTTATGCTGCCAAAACTTCAAGATGCTTCTGTCGATCTTTTTATTAATACTATCAGTTTTTCTGAGATGGAGTATAAAACGATCTGTGAGTATTTTAATCAGATTGACCGTATTGGTTCTAAATATTTTTATCATGAAAATTTAGCATGCCATCCTGAATATAAGGGATACCCGTCTGCAATCTTCCCACAATTGAATAATTTCACGCAGATTTTCTCGTCTATTTCCCCGTGGCAGGGTTTTGATGCCTATGCTCTGGGTCATACCTACATTGAGAGGCTTTTTTTACACTCACGGTGA
- a CDS encoding radical SAM protein has protein sequence MTSPRYLHFQITERCNLNCPGCYLPVRDGSQWTSCREIEERVFKPLAAEGVRYVTLTGGEPLLHPDCVAICETACCYFNNVQLVCNGTLLDIPTYKALRRAGIMEIKVSLDGLTPDVHDLLRGREGTFEKVIGNLKAIMDLPQKDRGEINLGCICTINLENVAILKDIATFVKELGMDSMLFQPFHPYGTLYPPGKKAVETHPHARENFLAVLDKQVNALKVFRNNYPGFLDNTLTMLDKFTSFYTDPDGPEQVCGADRYVFINSKFDVRGCLFSNPLESLKDQTITKFRKKDAWKKFDSFRLKCRRCLMGCQFVDKSKDYVEEGFTMLEAEKPALARELFDTALELEHSAEAAHGAGLARFRMGEIDSAGVLLEDALEHRPRNLFILGDFGAVLLQQGQWIRLADIARRIFTISPEHTLGYRFSGLIARHKGELDEAVRLLQRAMETDPTNDKWRLFEYGLVCLEAKLYTTAEKYIRMATEKDPEFPWYHYRLAMALQGLDRKNEAIDACKEAIRLDPNQEPFQKFLSELNDM, from the coding sequence ATGACGAGTCCGAGATATTTACATTTTCAAATTACGGAACGCTGTAATCTCAATTGCCCGGGGTGTTATCTGCCGGTCAGGGATGGGTCACAGTGGACATCTTGCCGGGAAATTGAGGAAAGGGTTTTTAAACCCCTTGCCGCAGAAGGTGTTCGTTATGTGACGCTGACAGGTGGAGAACCGCTTTTACATCCGGACTGTGTTGCCATATGTGAAACCGCATGTTGTTATTTCAATAATGTTCAACTGGTTTGTAATGGTACACTTCTCGATATTCCCACCTACAAAGCTCTTCGGCGTGCAGGCATTATGGAGATCAAGGTATCGCTTGACGGCCTGACACCCGATGTCCATGATCTTCTGCGTGGCCGGGAAGGAACTTTTGAGAAGGTTATCGGAAATTTGAAGGCCATCATGGACCTGCCTCAGAAAGATCGGGGAGAAATAAATCTGGGATGCATTTGTACCATTAATCTGGAAAATGTAGCCATATTGAAGGATATAGCAACCTTTGTAAAAGAACTTGGTATGGACAGTATGCTGTTCCAACCGTTTCATCCCTACGGTACGCTTTACCCGCCAGGAAAGAAGGCCGTGGAAACACATCCACATGCCCGGGAAAATTTTCTTGCTGTTTTAGACAAACAGGTGAATGCGTTAAAGGTTTTCCGAAACAACTATCCCGGATTTTTAGATAACACGCTGACCATGCTGGATAAGTTCACATCTTTTTATACAGATCCGGATGGACCTGAGCAGGTTTGCGGAGCTGATCGTTATGTATTTATTAATTCAAAATTTGATGTTAGAGGATGTTTGTTTAGCAATCCCCTGGAATCATTAAAAGACCAGACAATAACAAAGTTCAGGAAAAAAGATGCATGGAAAAAATTTGACAGCTTCCGGCTTAAATGCCGACGTTGTCTGATGGGGTGCCAGTTTGTAGACAAAAGCAAGGACTATGTGGAAGAGGGATTCACGATGTTGGAGGCCGAAAAACCTGCTTTGGCCCGGGAGCTTTTTGATACCGCCTTAGAACTGGAGCACTCCGCAGAGGCAGCACATGGTGCTGGACTGGCACGTTTTAGAATGGGAGAGATAGATTCGGCTGGGGTTTTGCTTGAAGATGCGTTGGAGCACAGACCCCGGAATCTTTTTATCTTGGGGGATTTCGGAGCCGTCCTTCTTCAGCAGGGACAATGGATCCGGTTGGCGGATATTGCCCGCCGCATTTTTACTATATCTCCGGAACATACGTTAGGGTATCGCTTCAGTGGGCTGATTGCTCGGCATAAAGGAGAGCTTGATGAAGCTGTAAGGCTATTGCAAAGAGCAATGGAAACCGACCCAACGAATGATAAATGGCGCCTCTTTGAATATGGTTTGGTCTGCCTGGAGGCAAAGCTCTATACGACGGCAGAAAAATATATTCGAATGGCCACTGAAAAAGATCCTGAATTTCCATGGTATCATTATCGTCTGGCAATGGCCCTTCAGGGGTTGGACAGAAAAAATGAAGCCATTGATGCCTGCAAAGAAGCGATCCGGTTAGATCCGAATCAAGAACCTTTCCAAAAATTTCTGTCGGAACTTAACGACATGTAG
- a CDS encoding radical SAM protein — translation MKVFLGNAPWKKPGFYGVRAGSRWPHFEADGCTYMPFPFFLAYATSLIEKDGFTPLLVDAIAEGMDDETFFDRITSFGPDIIFFEISSASLNTDLRILHHVRKLVGEDVKIIFAGAHQDLGTSNFLSDKPELDFTLGGEYEFPLLSLIQAIRDRSPMESVPGLVWRDNKGDVHTNPRGALHANLDDFPWPSRDMLPMVRYNDRPGGIPAPSLQVLASRGCPFGCVFCAWPQLMYGGNSYRTRSPKDIVDEIEDCVKKFGFRSFYFDDDTFNVGKKRIMALCQEIKARSLNLPWAIMARADHMDRELLETLKDAGLHALKYGVESGAQQILDSACKGLDLDKVAETIRITRELGIQYHLTFMFGLPGETEETARQTMALALDLDPDSLQFSIATPFPGSRFYDMLVNKGHLLSTNPDEYDGYHNAVVRTDALTHTDLVALRNEAESMWKEHCRQRRARG, via the coding sequence ATGAAAGTTTTTCTTGGCAATGCGCCCTGGAAAAAACCGGGGTTTTATGGAGTCAGGGCTGGATCCAGGTGGCCCCATTTTGAAGCGGATGGTTGTACATATATGCCGTTTCCATTTTTTTTAGCCTATGCCACCTCTCTTATAGAGAAAGACGGCTTTACGCCCCTTCTGGTGGATGCCATTGCAGAAGGGATGGATGATGAGACATTTTTTGATCGTATCACATCCTTCGGCCCTGATATTATTTTTTTTGAAATTTCTTCAGCCTCCCTGAATACAGATCTCAGGATACTTCACCATGTACGGAAGCTGGTGGGAGAGGATGTTAAAATTATCTTTGCCGGAGCCCATCAGGATCTTGGAACTTCAAATTTTCTTTCCGATAAGCCGGAACTTGATTTTACACTGGGGGGCGAATACGAGTTTCCTTTGCTAAGTCTGATCCAGGCCATCAGAGACCGATCGCCCATGGAAAGCGTACCGGGACTTGTCTGGCGAGACAACAAAGGAGATGTTCATACCAACCCCCGTGGCGCACTTCACGCGAATCTGGATGATTTCCCCTGGCCGTCCCGGGATATGCTTCCCATGGTCCGGTATAATGACCGGCCGGGGGGCATCCCTGCGCCATCCCTACAAGTATTGGCCTCCCGTGGATGTCCGTTTGGATGCGTCTTCTGCGCATGGCCCCAGCTTATGTATGGGGGCAACAGCTATCGAACCCGAAGCCCCAAGGATATTGTTGATGAAATTGAGGATTGTGTAAAAAAGTTCGGGTTCCGATCATTCTATTTTGATGACGATACATTCAATGTCGGAAAAAAGCGGATCATGGCGTTATGCCAAGAAATCAAGGCCAGAAGTCTGAATCTTCCCTGGGCCATCATGGCCCGGGCAGACCATATGGATCGTGAGCTTTTGGAAACGCTTAAGGACGCCGGTCTTCACGCATTGAAATACGGTGTTGAATCCGGTGCTCAACAGATACTGGATTCGGCCTGTAAAGGACTTGATCTTGACAAAGTTGCCGAAACGATCAGAATCACCAGAGAGTTGGGAATCCAATATCACCTTACATTTATGTTCGGACTTCCGGGAGAAACCGAAGAAACGGCCAGACAGACCATGGCTCTGGCCCTGGATCTGGATCCGGACAGTCTTCAGTTCTCAATTGCAACGCCCTTTCCAGGCAGTCGATTCTATGACATGCTGGTTAATAAAGGACATCTGCTGTCAACCAACCCGGATGAGTATGATGGATACCATAACGCGGTGGTTCGAACAGACGCCTTGACCCATACAGACCTTGTGGCCCTGCGCAATGAGGCCGAAAGCATGTGGAAAGAACATTGCCGCCAGAGAAGGGCCAGGGGGTAG